A single genomic interval of Porphyromonas sp. oral taxon 275 harbors:
- the gyrB gene encoding DNA topoisomerase (ATP-hydrolyzing) subunit B: protein MSEELFDLEATQPKEYSASSIQVLEGLEAVRKRPAMYIGDIGEKGLHHLVYEVVDNSIDEALAGYCTDIKVIIHPDNSIEVQDNGRGIPVDLHEKEGKSALEVVLTVLHAGGKFDKGSYKVSGGLHGVGVSCVNALSTSLKAIVHRGGKIYTMDFSRGVPTTELLTVGTTDRTGTTVIFKPDETIFTVTEYQFKILSNRLRELAFLNAGIRLTLVDERVLDEAGTPLTEEYYSETGLEEFARYIDRSKEHLIEDVIHIITEKQGIPVEVAMTYNTSYNENVYSYVNNINTIEGGTHLAGFRRGLTRTLKKYATDSKLLDKVKVEITGDDFREGLTAVVSIKVAEPQFEGQTKTKLGNNEVMGAVDVAVSEALEIYLEEHPKEAKVIVDKVILAATARQAARKAREMVQRKSPLSGGGLPGKLADCSSKDPALSELFLVEGDSAGGTAKQGRDREYQAILPLRGKILNVEKAMQHKVLESEEIRNIYTALGVTIGTEEDSKALNLSKLRYHKIVIMTDADVDGSHIATLILTFFFRNMRSLIENGYVYIATPPLYLCTRGKEREYCWTEQQRQAFVERFGGGDEKRVHVQRYKGLGEMNEEQLWETTMNPENRTLRKITIENAAEADAIFSMLMGDEVGPRREFIEANAIHANVDA from the coding sequence ATGAGCGAAGAGCTATTTGACCTAGAGGCTACCCAGCCCAAGGAATACTCGGCGAGCAGTATCCAAGTCCTCGAGGGACTGGAGGCCGTGCGCAAGCGCCCTGCCATGTACATCGGTGACATCGGCGAGAAGGGGCTACACCACCTGGTATATGAGGTCGTGGACAACTCCATCGACGAGGCCCTAGCTGGCTACTGTACCGACATCAAGGTCATCATCCACCCTGACAACTCCATAGAGGTCCAAGATAACGGTCGCGGGATCCCCGTCGACCTGCACGAGAAGGAGGGCAAGAGCGCCCTCGAGGTCGTCCTGACCGTCCTGCATGCAGGGGGTAAGTTCGACAAGGGCTCCTACAAGGTCTCGGGCGGGCTGCACGGCGTAGGGGTCTCCTGCGTCAATGCCCTCTCCACCTCGCTGAAGGCCATCGTCCACCGCGGGGGTAAGATCTACACCATGGACTTCAGTCGCGGCGTCCCCACGACCGAGCTCCTCACCGTAGGCACGACCGATCGTACGGGTACAACGGTCATCTTCAAGCCCGACGAGACCATCTTCACCGTCACGGAGTATCAGTTCAAGATCCTCTCCAACCGCCTGCGCGAGCTCGCCTTCCTCAACGCCGGCATCCGCCTGACGCTAGTCGACGAGCGCGTACTCGACGAGGCGGGCACGCCGCTCACCGAGGAATACTACTCCGAGACTGGGCTCGAGGAATTCGCTCGCTATATCGACCGCTCTAAGGAGCACCTCATAGAGGACGTCATCCACATCATCACGGAGAAGCAGGGCATCCCTGTCGAGGTGGCGATGACCTACAATACGTCCTACAACGAGAACGTATATAGCTACGTCAACAACATCAACACGATCGAGGGCGGGACACACCTGGCAGGCTTCCGCCGCGGGCTGACGCGTACGCTCAAGAAGTACGCCACCGACTCCAAGCTCCTCGATAAGGTCAAGGTCGAGATCACGGGGGACGACTTCCGCGAGGGCCTCACCGCCGTGGTCAGCATCAAGGTAGCCGAGCCACAGTTCGAGGGACAGACGAAGACCAAGCTGGGGAACAACGAGGTGATGGGCGCCGTAGACGTCGCCGTCAGCGAGGCCCTAGAGATCTACCTCGAGGAGCACCCCAAGGAGGCCAAGGTGATCGTCGATAAGGTCATCCTTGCCGCCACGGCACGTCAGGCAGCCCGCAAGGCGCGCGAAATGGTGCAGCGCAAGTCGCCCCTCTCAGGCGGTGGCCTCCCCGGCAAGCTCGCCGACTGCTCGTCCAAGGACCCTGCACTCTCCGAGCTCTTCCTCGTCGAGGGTGACTCGGCAGGTGGTACGGCCAAGCAGGGACGCGACCGTGAGTACCAGGCCATCCTGCCTCTGCGCGGTAAGATCCTCAATGTAGAGAAGGCCATGCAGCATAAGGTGCTCGAGAGCGAAGAGATCCGCAACATCTACACCGCCCTAGGCGTCACCATCGGCACCGAGGAGGATAGCAAGGCCCTTAACCTCTCCAAGCTACGCTACCACAAGATCGTCATCATGACCGATGCCGACGTGGACGGTAGCCATATCGCCACGCTGATCCTGACCTTCTTCTTCCGCAACATGCGCTCCCTTATCGAGAACGGCTACGTCTACATCGCTACGCCGCCGCTCTACCTCTGCACGCGAGGCAAGGAGCGCGAGTACTGCTGGACCGAGCAGCAGCGTCAGGCCTTCGTCGAGCGCTTCGGCGGGGGCGACGAGAAGCGCGTCCACGTACAGCGCTACAAGGGTCTTGGGGAGATGAACGAAGAGCAGCTCTGGGAGACGACCATGAACCCAGAGAACCGCACCCTACGCAAGATCACCATCGAGAACGCCGCCGAGGCCGACGCCATCTTCTCCATGCTGATGGGTGACGAGGTAGGGCCACGCCGCGAGTTCATTGAGGCCAACGCCATCCACGCCAATGTCGATGCCTAG
- a CDS encoding biotin/lipoate A/B protein ligase family protein — MIHDRPAHAYYYVSPSTDPYYNIALEDYLYRQLRPLDTIYMLWVNRPSVFMGRYQCAEAELDMAYLEERQIALLRRSSGGGTVYHDLGNLNFSVISNDHTGRGFDLKAFPEPVQAALATLGVEVVRSPRGDLRLDGLKVGGAAEATTRSRMLYHICLLFDTDLDELERILTVPETEARSRVASVRSVVTNLRPHLPAGFTIEDFKRSILSELERRHAGALYPLDFRPEVEDYIREQRETHFEHPDWIHAPIGRAK, encoded by the coding sequence ATGATACACGACCGTCCCGCGCACGCCTATTACTACGTCAGCCCCTCGACTGACCCCTACTACAACATCGCCCTCGAGGACTACCTCTACCGCCAGCTACGCCCGCTGGACACGATCTACATGCTCTGGGTCAACCGCCCCTCCGTCTTCATGGGGCGCTACCAGTGCGCCGAGGCCGAGCTGGACATGGCCTATCTCGAGGAGCGCCAGATCGCTCTGCTGCGCCGCAGCTCGGGCGGCGGCACCGTCTACCACGACCTAGGCAACCTCAACTTCTCGGTCATCAGCAACGACCATACGGGCCGAGGCTTCGACCTCAAGGCCTTCCCCGAGCCCGTGCAGGCCGCCCTCGCCACACTCGGCGTAGAGGTCGTACGCTCGCCCCGCGGGGATCTGAGGCTCGACGGGCTGAAGGTCGGCGGCGCTGCCGAGGCCACCACGCGCAGCCGCATGCTGTACCACATCTGCCTGCTCTTCGACACAGACCTCGACGAACTGGAGCGTATCCTCACCGTCCCCGAGACAGAGGCACGATCCCGCGTGGCCTCTGTGCGCTCCGTGGTGACGAACCTCAGGCCGCACCTCCCTGCAGGCTTCACGATCGAGGACTTCAAGCGCAGCATCCTCTCCGAGCTGGAGCGTCGCCACGCAGGTGCCCTCTATCCGCTGGACTTCCGCCCCGAGGTAGAGGACTACATACGCGAGCAGCGGGAGACGCACTTCGAGCATCCCGACTGGATCCACGCCCCTATAGGCCGAGCTAAGTAG
- the cobU gene encoding bifunctional adenosylcobinamide kinase/adenosylcobinamide-phosphate guanylyltransferase: MTTIHLITGGERSGKSAYAEAEALCLSPQPVYIATARIWDEEFAERVRRHQERRGPEWTNIEEEKALSRHPLSGRTVLIDCVTLWATNFFFDLEQDIDRALEEMKAELEHLFAQEAHFILVTNEIGLGGVPMDAVQRRFTDLQGWINQYIAARADRVTLMVCGIPVPVKGAPL, translated from the coding sequence ATGACGACCATACATCTGATCACCGGCGGGGAGCGCTCGGGCAAGAGTGCCTATGCTGAGGCTGAGGCACTATGCCTCAGCCCTCAGCCCGTGTATATCGCCACGGCACGCATCTGGGACGAGGAGTTCGCCGAGCGCGTACGCCGCCACCAAGAGCGGCGAGGTCCCGAGTGGACGAATATTGAGGAGGAGAAGGCCCTCTCGCGGCACCCACTCTCGGGCCGCACCGTGCTCATCGACTGTGTGACGCTATGGGCGACGAACTTCTTCTTCGACCTCGAGCAGGACATCGACCGAGCTCTCGAGGAGATGAAGGCCGAGCTGGAGCATCTCTTCGCCCAGGAGGCGCACTTCATCCTCGTGACCAATGAGATCGGCCTCGGCGGTGTCCCGATGGACGCTGTGCAGCGTCGCTTCACCGACCTGCAGGGCTGGATCAATCAGTATATCGCCGCGCGCGCAGACCGCGTGACCCTTATGGTCTGCGGCATCCCTGTGCCCGTCAAGGGCGCACCCCTATAA
- a CDS encoding TIGR01212 family radical SAM protein (This family includes YhcC from E. coli K-12, an uncharacterized radical SAM protein.), with protein MSTPTLPYRSFSSFLSEHFPGEKVQKITLTAGFSCPTRDGSRGKGGCTYCNNKSFSPNYAAKQRSITEQLDEGIRFFSRKYPAMKYLAYFQSYTNTYGAVEDCIAKYEEALAHPGVVGLIIGTRPDCMPEPLLDYLSALARRRFVLIEYGVESTLDRSLERIQRGHSWAESVETIERTHRAGIMVGAHIILGLPGESREELLSHASRLGALPLTTLKIHQLQIIKGTLMAGEYLRQPEDFHLFTEEEYIALCVDFVRRLPRGLVIERFVSQSPPELLLAPRWGWKNFEFTAKIERALLEAEP; from the coding sequence ATGAGCACACCGACACTCCCCTATCGCAGCTTCTCGAGCTTCCTCTCGGAGCACTTCCCAGGCGAGAAGGTGCAGAAGATCACCCTGACGGCGGGCTTCTCCTGCCCCACCCGCGACGGCTCGCGGGGCAAGGGGGGCTGCACCTACTGCAATAATAAAAGCTTCAGTCCCAACTACGCCGCCAAGCAGCGCAGCATCACCGAGCAGCTCGACGAGGGCATACGATTCTTCAGCCGCAAGTACCCTGCGATGAAGTACCTGGCCTACTTCCAGTCCTACACCAATACCTATGGCGCCGTCGAGGACTGCATAGCCAAGTACGAGGAGGCCCTAGCCCACCCCGGCGTCGTGGGGCTGATCATAGGCACGCGCCCCGACTGCATGCCCGAGCCGCTGCTGGACTATCTGAGCGCTCTGGCACGCCGTCGCTTCGTCCTCATCGAGTATGGCGTGGAGAGCACGCTGGACCGTAGCCTCGAGCGCATCCAGCGCGGGCACAGCTGGGCCGAGAGCGTGGAGACCATCGAGCGTACGCACCGAGCGGGCATCATGGTCGGGGCGCACATCATCCTGGGGCTACCTGGCGAGAGCCGTGAGGAGCTGCTGAGCCATGCCAGCCGCCTCGGGGCGCTGCCGCTGACGACCCTCAAGATACACCAGCTGCAGATCATCAAGGGCACGCTGATGGCAGGCGAATACCTCCGCCAGCCCGAGGACTTCCACCTCTTCACCGAGGAGGAGTACATCGCCCTCTGCGTGGACTTCGTGCGCCGCCTCCCGCGGGGGCTCGTCATCGAGCGCTTCGTCTCGCAGTCCCCACCCGAGCTGCTGCTGGCGCCGCGCTGGGGCTGGAAGAACTTCGAGTTCACGGCCAAGATCGAGCGCGCCCTCCTCGAAGCCGAGCCCTAG
- a CDS encoding NAD(P)H-binding protein — MKAILLGATGAVGRDLVRQLLQDDRFTELYLLVRRPLEGLSSPKLRIELLDFDQPDQWPELPEADVLFSSLGTTLRDAGSQAAQYRVDYGYQYEVARRAAARGVPHYVLVSSWGAKPKARSFYSRMKGELEEAVQALPFRRISILRPPLLLRPGSTRSGERLTAAVLRGLSALGLLRAFRPMPTSVVARCMHALARSQHSGILEARDIWTYAD; from the coding sequence ATGAAGGCCATCCTATTAGGCGCTACGGGCGCCGTCGGGCGCGACCTCGTCCGCCAGCTGCTGCAGGACGACCGCTTCACCGAGCTCTACCTCCTCGTACGCCGCCCTCTCGAGGGGCTCAGCTCCCCCAAGCTCAGGATCGAGCTCCTCGACTTCGACCAGCCCGACCAGTGGCCCGAACTCCCCGAGGCTGACGTCCTCTTCTCCTCTCTCGGCACGACGCTACGCGATGCGGGCAGCCAAGCCGCGCAGTACCGCGTGGACTACGGCTATCAGTACGAAGTAGCACGCCGCGCAGCTGCCCGAGGCGTTCCGCACTACGTCCTCGTCTCCTCCTGGGGAGCGAAGCCCAAGGCTCGGAGCTTCTACTCCCGTATGAAGGGCGAACTGGAAGAGGCCGTCCAGGCGCTGCCCTTCCGACGCATCAGCATCCTCCGCCCGCCGCTTCTCCTGCGTCCTGGCTCCACACGCAGCGGCGAGCGCCTAACAGCGGCCGTCCTTCGGGGGCTGAGCGCGCTGGGGCTCCTACGTGCCTTCCGCCCCATGCCGACGAGCGTCGTAGCGCGCTGCATGCACGCGCTCGCCCGCTCCCAGCACAGCGGCATCCTTGAGGCCCGTGACATCTGGACCTACGCCGACTAG
- a CDS encoding DUF4230 domain-containing protein — protein MKKISPIRSLLLLALLLGGVACSSGSKEQKPDPVQLLLVEAQSLARLELATTKLRTTVVIDPKQDGFLGWKRLFGTRRTELELTSQASVSCDLSKLTESMIHSVNDTLVELTLPPLEVQRELEGVHRKVRREADPLRSSLTANEVNELLRQRKELIEETQERALIEARPQLFRAAERSARTRLAPLFAKLGLGMRVSLAPQDAAYLAPSGETNPQ, from the coding sequence ATGAAGAAGATAAGTCCTATTCGCTCCCTCCTGCTGCTGGCGCTCCTCTTGGGGGGCGTGGCCTGCAGCTCAGGCTCGAAGGAGCAGAAGCCCGACCCCGTGCAGCTACTGCTGGTGGAGGCACAGAGCCTTGCCCGCCTCGAGCTGGCGACGACCAAGCTGCGTACGACGGTCGTCATCGACCCCAAGCAAGATGGCTTCCTCGGCTGGAAGCGCCTCTTCGGCACGCGTCGCACCGAGCTCGAGCTGACGAGTCAGGCCTCCGTATCCTGTGACCTCAGCAAGCTCACCGAGTCTATGATCCACAGCGTCAACGATACGCTGGTGGAGCTGACGCTGCCCCCGCTAGAGGTGCAGCGCGAGCTGGAAGGCGTCCATCGCAAGGTGCGGCGTGAGGCCGACCCGCTGCGCTCCTCGCTGACGGCCAATGAGGTCAACGAGCTGCTCCGTCAGCGCAAGGAGCTCATCGAGGAGACGCAGGAGCGTGCCCTCATAGAGGCGCGCCCACAGCTCTTCCGTGCCGCCGAGCGTAGTGCCCGCACGCGCCTAGCGCCGCTCTTCGCTAAGCTCGGCCTCGGGATGCGTGTTTCCCTCGCGCCTCAGGATGCTGCCTACCTCGCCCCGAGTGGTGAGACGAACCCCCAATAG
- the mfd gene encoding transcription-repair coupling factor, with protein MKKRKQELDLPSFHFPSYLTQAAKGQLQRLDPRGVLRISGLYGSALAPLVAELHGQSPILVLLRDEEEAGYLYSDLEQLLGREAVLFFPSAYRRALRYGHRDEAQVLLRSMVLSRLSEEGGRLPILISYPEAVQELVPPMREASYERYTLRQGQLVDRDELRDRLLGWGFERVDYVYEPGQFAIRGSIFDIYSFSSELPYRLDFFDDELESLRLFEVDSQLSVERLTELTLSPDLGQAEDGAVSLLELLPEGLRILYKGRGGLRARLVTNWQTAPVYQEEGGFRSLEEVQRMLCSPEALEEELARHASYELTSDRAAADLVFSTAAPPHFRKDYAALAAQLRHWQEAGYQLWLAASSDSAYERVVELLAPHLAPNYLPQRVQATYHEGFVDEAHRWVLLTEHELFDRYHKYSLRSDKARSGKVSLSLKELQSFHRGDLVVHADHGVGRFDGLVTMEQQGRPQEFVKLIYNRGDSIYVNLHSLHKLSHYRAGGEQSEAKLSTLGTSAWQRIKDKTKKRIKDIARDLIKLYKERRESEGFAFSPDSYLQHELEASFAFEDTPDQAAATAAVKADMERAFPMDRLLCGDVGFGKTEIAVRAAFKAATDGRQVAVLVPTTVLAYQHYRTFSKRLADFPVRIDYISRARTPKELRALLSELAEGKIDIIIGTHRLTSKDVRFRDLGLLIIDEEQKFGVAVKERLRQLQVNVDTLTMSATPIPRTLQFSLMGARDLSNLNTPPANRRPVETMLSQTSPQVIREAVNYELSRGGQVYFVNSRIENIESLAGLIQREVPDARIAVAHGRLAPKETEQILTAFAAHEYDVLVATKIIENGIDVPNANTIMIHDAHHYGLSELHQLRGRVGRSDRKAYCYLLTPPLSGLSEDAQRRLRAIESFSDLGSGIRIALQDLDQRGAGNVLGAEQSGFITDMGYETYQKVFDEAIRELKADEFAEVYAEQDQRSGAETADRFVVETQVESDLELSFPQDYVPQDGERILLYRELDGLTEDAELEAFRGRMIDRFGPLPEAAEALIQVPKLRRLGRHLGIEKLVLKGGSMSLHLIADTESAYYSTEVFGRLLGYVARNNRRCEFVQRSGRHIIRIQHIPTIALALETLEHILGGKDSEATTKA; from the coding sequence GTGAAGAAACGAAAACAAGAGCTCGACCTCCCGAGCTTCCACTTCCCGAGCTACCTGACGCAGGCGGCGAAGGGACAGCTGCAGCGCCTCGATCCTCGGGGTGTGCTGCGCATCTCTGGCCTCTATGGCAGTGCCTTAGCCCCGCTGGTGGCGGAGCTGCATGGGCAGTCTCCGATCCTCGTGCTGCTGCGCGATGAGGAGGAGGCGGGCTACCTCTATTCCGACCTCGAGCAGCTGCTGGGGCGTGAGGCCGTCCTCTTCTTCCCCTCGGCCTACCGCCGTGCACTACGCTACGGGCATAGGGACGAGGCGCAGGTGCTGCTGCGCTCCATGGTGCTCAGCCGTCTCAGCGAGGAGGGCGGACGCCTACCCATCCTCATCTCCTACCCCGAGGCGGTGCAGGAGCTGGTGCCGCCGATGCGTGAGGCCAGCTACGAGCGCTATACGCTCCGCCAGGGGCAGCTGGTGGATCGCGACGAGCTGCGCGATCGGCTGCTGGGCTGGGGCTTCGAGCGCGTGGACTACGTCTACGAGCCGGGTCAGTTCGCCATCCGTGGGAGTATCTTCGATATCTATTCCTTTAGCTCCGAGCTGCCCTACCGCTTGGACTTCTTCGATGACGAGCTGGAGAGCCTGCGCCTCTTCGAGGTGGACAGCCAGCTCTCGGTGGAGCGCCTCACGGAGCTGACGCTGAGCCCCGACCTAGGACAGGCCGAGGACGGCGCGGTATCGCTGCTGGAGCTGCTGCCTGAGGGGCTACGTATCCTCTATAAGGGTAGGGGAGGGCTGCGCGCACGCCTCGTGACCAACTGGCAGACAGCCCCCGTGTACCAGGAGGAGGGAGGCTTCCGCTCGCTGGAGGAGGTACAGCGTATGCTGTGCTCCCCCGAGGCCCTGGAGGAGGAGCTAGCACGCCATGCCAGCTACGAGCTAACGAGTGACCGTGCGGCCGCCGACCTTGTCTTCTCCACGGCAGCCCCGCCGCACTTCCGTAAGGACTATGCGGCGCTGGCGGCGCAGCTACGCCACTGGCAGGAGGCGGGCTATCAGCTGTGGCTGGCAGCCTCGAGCGACAGCGCCTACGAGCGCGTCGTGGAGCTCCTCGCCCCACACCTCGCCCCGAACTACCTGCCGCAGCGTGTCCAGGCGACCTACCATGAGGGCTTCGTCGACGAGGCGCACCGCTGGGTGCTGCTTACCGAGCACGAGCTCTTCGACCGCTACCATAAGTACAGCCTGCGCAGCGACAAGGCGCGCTCGGGCAAGGTCTCCCTCTCGCTCAAGGAGCTGCAGAGCTTCCACCGCGGCGACCTCGTGGTGCATGCCGATCACGGCGTGGGGCGCTTCGACGGCCTGGTGACGATGGAGCAGCAGGGCCGCCCGCAGGAGTTCGTCAAGCTCATCTACAACCGCGGCGACAGCATCTATGTCAACCTCCACAGCCTGCACAAGCTCTCGCACTACCGCGCCGGTGGCGAGCAGTCCGAGGCTAAGCTGAGCACCCTCGGCACGAGTGCCTGGCAGCGCATCAAGGACAAGACCAAGAAGCGCATCAAGGACATCGCCCGCGACCTGATCAAGCTCTATAAGGAGCGCCGCGAGAGCGAGGGCTTCGCCTTCAGCCCCGATAGCTATCTGCAGCACGAGCTCGAGGCGAGCTTTGCCTTCGAGGATACCCCCGACCAGGCGGCGGCCACAGCGGCGGTCAAGGCCGATATGGAGCGTGCCTTCCCCATGGACCGACTGCTCTGCGGGGACGTGGGCTTCGGCAAGACGGAGATCGCCGTACGCGCGGCCTTCAAGGCTGCTACCGACGGTCGCCAGGTAGCCGTACTGGTGCCTACGACGGTGCTTGCCTACCAGCACTACCGTACCTTCTCTAAGCGCCTGGCAGACTTCCCCGTCCGCATCGACTATATCTCACGGGCCCGCACGCCTAAGGAGCTCCGCGCCCTGCTCTCGGAGCTAGCCGAGGGCAAGATAGATATCATCATCGGCACGCACCGCCTGACGAGCAAGGACGTCCGCTTCCGTGACCTCGGCCTACTGATCATTGACGAGGAGCAGAAGTTCGGTGTCGCCGTCAAGGAGCGCCTGCGTCAGCTGCAGGTCAACGTAGATACGCTGACCATGAGTGCCACGCCTATACCCCGTACCCTGCAGTTCTCGCTGATGGGCGCACGGGACCTGTCGAACCTCAACACGCCGCCCGCCAATCGCCGCCCCGTCGAGACCATGCTCAGTCAGACCTCGCCCCAGGTGATCCGTGAGGCGGTGAACTACGAGCTGAGTCGCGGGGGGCAGGTCTACTTCGTCAATAGTCGCATCGAGAATATCGAGAGCCTGGCAGGCCTCATCCAGCGTGAGGTGCCCGACGCGCGCATCGCCGTGGCGCACGGCCGACTGGCGCCCAAGGAGACCGAGCAGATCCTCACCGCCTTCGCCGCACACGAGTATGACGTGCTGGTCGCGACTAAGATCATAGAGAACGGCATCGACGTGCCGAACGCCAATACCATCATGATCCACGACGCCCACCACTACGGCCTGAGCGAGCTGCACCAGCTGCGCGGCCGCGTCGGGCGCAGTGACCGCAAGGCCTACTGCTACCTGCTGACGCCTCCGCTGTCGGGGCTGAGCGAGGACGCCCAGCGGCGTCTGCGTGCCATCGAGAGCTTCAGTGACCTCGGTAGCGGCATCCGTATCGCGCTGCAGGACCTCGATCAACGCGGCGCGGGCAACGTGCTCGGGGCGGAGCAGAGCGGCTTCATCACCGACATGGGATACGAGACCTACCAGAAGGTCTTCGATGAGGCAATACGCGAGCTCAAGGCCGACGAGTTCGCCGAGGTCTACGCCGAGCAGGATCAGCGCTCTGGGGCAGAGACGGCCGACCGCTTCGTCGTGGAGACGCAGGTAGAGAGTGACCTCGAGCTGAGCTTCCCCCAGGACTACGTGCCGCAGGACGGCGAGCGCATCCTCCTGTATCGCGAGCTGGACGGGCTGACGGAGGACGCGGAGCTGGAGGCCTTCCGTGGGCGCATGATCGACCGCTTCGGGCCGCTGCCCGAGGCTGCCGAGGCGCTCATCCAGGTGCCGAAGCTGCGGCGTCTCGGGCGTCACCTCGGCATCGAGAAGCTCGTCCTCAAGGGCGGCTCCATGAGCCTGCACCTCATCGCCGACACCGAGAGCGCCTACTACAGCACCGAGGTCTTCGGGCGTCTGCTGGGCTATGTGGCGCGCAATAATAGACGCTGCGAATTCGTCCAGCGCTCGGGTCGGCACATCATCCGCATACAGCATATACCCACCATCGCGCTAGCCCTCGAGACGCTAGAGCACATCCTCGGGGGCAAGGACTCCGAGGCGACGACCAAGGCATGA
- the cobT gene encoding nicotinate-nucleotide--dimethylbenzimidazole phosphoribosyltransferase, with amino-acid sequence MRHYDIKPLSDQALLQAQGYIDRIAKPLGSMGRLEALAARLAAIQDTLRPELSPREHFVFAADHGIAEEDISKSPKEVTRQVVYSMLRGGAGICFLCRQHDFRLHLVDVGVDHDFGDEPGLVHRKLRHGTRSYLREAAMTQEEATKALEIGERCVDEALERGCRLLSFGEMGITNTSSSALWMYYLTDLPLEACVGRGSGLDDEGMQRKLSVLRTAVERYSGTGDAWSVLCYFGGYELVATVGAMLRAAERRTPFLVDGFIMTACVLMARSFAPAVTDYAFYGHVGDEAGHARLLRYLDAQPILNLGLRLGEGTGAICAFPILDSAARMLREMASFTTSGVTDYIGVTEG; translated from the coding sequence ATGAGACACTATGATATCAAGCCCCTGAGTGACCAGGCGCTCCTGCAGGCTCAGGGCTACATCGACCGCATCGCCAAGCCCCTCGGATCCATGGGGCGCCTCGAGGCGCTGGCCGCACGGCTGGCTGCTATCCAGGACACACTACGCCCCGAGCTGAGCCCCCGGGAGCACTTCGTCTTTGCCGCTGACCACGGCATAGCGGAGGAGGACATCAGTAAGAGCCCCAAGGAGGTGACCCGTCAGGTTGTCTACAGCATGCTGCGCGGCGGGGCGGGGATCTGCTTCCTCTGTCGTCAGCACGACTTCCGCCTGCATCTGGTGGATGTGGGTGTGGACCATGACTTCGGGGATGAGCCGGGGCTAGTGCACCGCAAGCTCCGCCACGGCACCCGCTCCTACCTGAGGGAGGCAGCGATGACTCAGGAGGAGGCGACGAAGGCGCTGGAGATCGGCGAGCGCTGTGTGGACGAAGCGCTGGAGCGTGGCTGCCGCCTCCTCAGCTTCGGCGAGATGGGCATTACCAATACCTCCTCCTCGGCGCTGTGGATGTACTACCTGACGGACCTGCCGCTGGAGGCCTGTGTAGGCCGTGGCAGTGGGCTCGATGATGAGGGCATGCAGCGCAAGCTCTCCGTGCTCCGCACCGCGGTGGAGCGCTACTCGGGGACGGGCGACGCCTGGAGCGTGCTCTGCTATTTCGGTGGCTATGAGCTGGTGGCGACCGTGGGCGCGATGCTGCGCGCGGCCGAGCGGCGTACGCCCTTCCTCGTCGATGGCTTCATCATGACGGCCTGCGTGCTGATGGCACGGAGCTTTGCCCCCGCGGTGACGGACTACGCCTTCTACGGCCATGTAGGGGATGAGGCAGGGCATGCACGCCTCTTGCGCTACCTCGATGCCCAGCCCATACTGAACCTCGGGCTACGCCTCGGCGAGGGTACAGGTGCTATCTGCGCCTTCCCCATCCTCGACTCGGCGGCGCGTATGCTGCGCGAGATGGCGAGCTTCACCACCTCGGGCGTTACGGACTATATAGGCGTCACCGAGGGCTAG